One region of Microbacterium sp. M28 genomic DNA includes:
- a CDS encoding PhnE/PtxC family ABC transporter permease: MPDVVLAMVFVLMFSLGALPGILAIGIHSIGMISKMFADAIEQIDEGPRLAVRAAGGSTLQEFSAGVLPQVLPSWVATVLHRNDINLRGSVVLGYVGVAGLGLEMSHAFKSLNYGLGLGIALVIFLLCVAMEIISSSVRIAMLGEKDAGEGVFVKLFARMRRGRSASTAPERHFASVAAAARRPWTGARLRNLVAGWVAVVVVIAGVVVSDITWSDFFTFWAKVPAVAASFWPPNFGSYGFATLFQAMLDTIMIALAATLLTFVASLVIGSFAARNVAPNPGIRGGARLLLVIIRGIPEIILAIVLIVITGLGAQAGTIALAFGGIGLLGKLIADSYEEVPRGPERALLATGATRLQMFAGATFPQGSRAIGHTFYLLDTNIRAATLLGIVGGGGIGYYLLNAGQGSNYQLVGSIVIMILVTVLLVEGLAMWMRRVFR; encoded by the coding sequence CTGCCTGATGTCGTGCTCGCCATGGTGTTCGTGCTGATGTTCTCGCTCGGCGCGCTGCCGGGCATCCTCGCCATCGGCATCCATTCGATCGGGATGATCTCGAAGATGTTCGCGGATGCGATCGAGCAGATCGATGAGGGCCCGCGGCTGGCTGTCCGCGCGGCGGGAGGCAGTACGCTGCAGGAGTTCAGTGCCGGTGTGCTGCCGCAGGTGCTGCCGAGCTGGGTCGCCACCGTACTGCACCGCAACGACATCAACCTGCGCGGCTCGGTCGTGCTCGGTTACGTGGGCGTCGCCGGGCTCGGCCTGGAGATGTCCCACGCCTTCAAATCCCTGAACTACGGCCTCGGACTCGGTATCGCGCTGGTCATCTTCCTGCTCTGCGTCGCGATGGAGATCATCTCCTCGTCGGTCCGCATCGCGATGCTGGGGGAGAAGGATGCCGGCGAGGGCGTGTTCGTGAAGCTCTTCGCCCGGATGCGCCGCGGCCGCTCCGCCTCGACCGCACCCGAGCGGCACTTCGCGTCCGTCGCCGCGGCGGCCAGACGGCCGTGGACCGGCGCCCGGCTGCGCAACCTCGTCGCGGGATGGGTCGCGGTCGTCGTCGTCATCGCCGGCGTCGTGGTCAGTGACATCACGTGGAGCGACTTCTTCACGTTCTGGGCGAAGGTCCCCGCCGTCGCGGCATCGTTCTGGCCGCCCAACTTCGGCAGCTACGGCTTCGCGACGCTGTTCCAGGCCATGCTCGACACGATCATGATCGCCCTCGCCGCGACGCTGCTCACCTTCGTCGCCTCACTCGTGATCGGGTCGTTCGCCGCCCGCAACGTCGCGCCGAACCCCGGCATCCGCGGCGGTGCGCGACTGCTGCTGGTCATCATCCGCGGCATCCCGGAGATCATCCTCGCGATCGTGCTCATCGTCATCACCGGACTGGGCGCGCAGGCGGGGACGATCGCGCTCGCCTTCGGCGGCATCGGCCTGCTCGGCAAGCTCATCGCGGACTCCTACGAGGAAGTGCCCAGGGGGCCGGAGCGTGCTCTGCTGGCCACGGGCGCGACCCGGCTGCAGATGTTCGCCGGTGCGACGTTCCCGCAGGGCTCGCGCGCGATCGGTCACACCTTCTACCTGCTCGACACGAACATCCGCGCGGCGACCCTGCTGGGCATCGTGGGCGGCGGCGGCATCGGCTACTACCTGCTCAACGCGGGGCAGGGGTCGAACTACCAGCTCGTCGGAAGCATCGTGATCATGATCCTGGTGACCGTGCTGCTCGTCGAAGGGCTGGCCATGTGGATGCGGCGGGTGTTCCGATGA
- a CDS encoding alpha-amylase family protein codes for MRPADTSDLWWRTAVIYCLDIETFQDSDGDGVGDIEGLCDRIDYLSELGVTCLWLMPFQPTRDLDDGYDITDFTAVDPRLGDLGGFVELLRIAHDRGIRVIMDLVVNHTSDRHPWFRSARRSRTSKHRDYYVWRDRPPRTSQKTVFPGEEDSVWEHDERTDQYYLHSFYRHQPDLNLAEPAVRAEIARVVGFWTQLGVDGFRLDAVPFLISTPGAADETDPHEFLRELHRFVGRRRGGAVLLGEVGLPHADQLAYFGSCGTELELQFDFETMQAVFLSAVRHEAGPLADVLGNRPAVDRRLGWSTFLRNHDELTLEQLDEQGRQEVFDALAPDERQRVYGRGIVRRLAPMMGGDPRRIRQAYSLLFSLPGAPMLLYGEEIGMGELLTMPDRAAIRTPMQWDAGPSGGFSTARPSRVPAIPTGGYAPEHVNVHDQLRDPDSLLSFVRLLIARYRSAPEIAWGDLSIVDTGDPAVLAHACRADGVVFVAAHNFAADARRVEIEIPDADDDTSSVTDLLSNAPVDPADGRLVLDLEGYGFRWLRRVSSGARRS; via the coding sequence GTGAGACCCGCCGACACGAGCGATCTGTGGTGGCGGACGGCGGTGATCTACTGTCTCGACATCGAGACGTTCCAGGACTCGGACGGCGACGGGGTCGGTGACATCGAGGGACTGTGCGACCGGATCGACTATCTGTCCGAACTCGGCGTGACCTGCCTGTGGCTCATGCCGTTCCAGCCGACGCGGGACCTCGACGACGGCTACGACATCACCGATTTCACGGCCGTCGATCCGCGGCTGGGGGATCTGGGCGGGTTCGTCGAGCTGCTGCGAATCGCGCACGACCGCGGCATCCGGGTGATCATGGACCTCGTCGTGAACCACACGTCGGACCGCCACCCCTGGTTCCGCTCCGCCCGACGCTCGCGCACCTCGAAGCACCGCGACTACTACGTCTGGCGGGATCGCCCGCCTCGGACCTCCCAGAAGACGGTGTTCCCCGGCGAGGAGGACAGCGTCTGGGAGCACGACGAACGCACCGATCAGTACTACCTGCACAGCTTCTACCGGCATCAGCCGGACCTGAACCTCGCCGAGCCTGCGGTGCGGGCGGAGATCGCTCGCGTCGTCGGATTCTGGACCCAGTTGGGCGTCGACGGGTTCCGCCTCGACGCGGTCCCGTTCCTGATCAGTACGCCGGGTGCGGCGGACGAGACCGATCCGCACGAGTTCCTGCGGGAGCTGCATCGCTTCGTGGGCCGACGACGCGGGGGAGCGGTGCTGCTCGGCGAGGTCGGCCTTCCGCACGCCGACCAGCTCGCCTACTTCGGCTCATGCGGCACCGAGCTCGAACTGCAGTTCGACTTCGAGACCATGCAGGCGGTGTTCCTGTCGGCGGTCAGGCACGAGGCCGGCCCGCTCGCGGATGTCCTCGGCAACCGACCGGCGGTCGATCGGCGGCTGGGCTGGTCGACCTTCCTGCGCAACCACGACGAGCTCACGCTGGAACAGCTGGACGAGCAGGGGCGGCAGGAGGTGTTCGATGCTCTTGCGCCGGACGAGCGCCAGCGCGTCTACGGACGGGGGATCGTGCGTCGTCTGGCGCCGATGATGGGCGGCGACCCACGGCGGATCCGGCAGGCGTACAGCCTGCTATTCTCGCTCCCTGGGGCGCCGATGCTGCTGTACGGCGAGGAGATCGGCATGGGTGAGCTGCTTACGATGCCCGATCGGGCGGCGATCCGGACTCCCATGCAATGGGATGCCGGGCCGTCGGGTGGATTCTCGACCGCAAGGCCGTCACGCGTCCCGGCGATCCCCACGGGCGGCTACGCACCCGAGCACGTGAACGTGCACGACCAACTCCGCGATCCGGACTCCCTGCTGTCGTTCGTCCGGCTCCTGATCGCGCGCTACCGGTCGGCGCCGGAGATCGCCTGGGGAGACCTGTCGATCGTGGACACGGGCGACCCCGCGGTCCTGGCGCACGCCTGCCGCGCGGACGGAGTCGTGTTCGTCGCGGCGCACAACTTCGCCGCGGACGCACGCCGTGTGGAGATCGAGATCCCGGATGCGGATGACGACACGTCATCCGTCACCGACCTGCTGTCCAATGCGCCGGTCGACCCCGCGGACGGCCGACTCGTGCTGGATCTCGAGGGCTACGGCTTCCGCTGGCTGCGCCGCGTGTCATCGGGCGCACGCCGGTCCTGA
- a CDS encoding Rho termination factor N-terminal domain-containing protein yields MPRNQRSRLKDPELYEELREDGASKEKAARISNATGGTRKGRSDVGRRGGESGSYEDWTVPELKKRAKELGLTGYSDKRKSELITALRDH; encoded by the coding sequence ATGCCACGCAATCAGCGATCGCGCCTGAAGGACCCCGAGCTGTACGAGGAGCTCAGGGAGGACGGCGCCTCGAAGGAGAAGGCCGCGCGGATCTCCAACGCCACCGGCGGCACGCGCAAGGGTCGCTCCGACGTGGGGCGCCGCGGGGGCGAATCGGGCAGCTACGAGGATTGGACCGTCCCGGAGTTGAAGAAACGTGCCAAGGAGCTCGGCCTGACCGGCTACTCCGACAAGCGCAAGAGCGAGCTCATCACGGCGTTGCGGGATCACTGA
- a CDS encoding cation diffusion facilitator family transporter, which produces MTRAKEHRFGRTDLPQEQRRALQSAIRWEWFTIGYTTVTIIVVAFVVGGSQSMRTAWIEDMLSLIPQITFLIALLLVRRRPSVNHPYGRHRAMGVGHVVAGVALATVGANLAFEAISGLVTQDHPTIGTVQLFGQTIWLGWLMVGVMSVIVIGPVFFYGPAKARLAPLLHNKLLYADADMAKADWQTNAASIVGVLGIGLGVWWLDGVAALFISVGIVRDGVRNARSAVRDLMDQRARTYDDEAPHPLAAEVVRYLRRLPWIAEAAVRMRDEGQVFHIEAFVRPVRRGVSLAKLRRASEGIAALDWKVQDVVVVPVEQLPDEADRADDTASIGTG; this is translated from the coding sequence ATGACGCGCGCGAAGGAGCACCGGTTCGGCCGGACGGATCTCCCGCAGGAGCAGCGTCGGGCGTTGCAGTCGGCGATCCGCTGGGAGTGGTTCACGATCGGCTACACGACGGTGACGATCATCGTCGTCGCCTTCGTGGTCGGCGGCTCGCAGTCGATGCGCACGGCGTGGATCGAGGACATGCTGTCCCTCATCCCCCAGATCACGTTCCTGATCGCGCTGCTCCTGGTCCGGCGCCGTCCTTCCGTGAACCACCCGTACGGACGCCACCGTGCGATGGGGGTCGGCCATGTCGTCGCCGGAGTCGCTCTGGCGACCGTCGGCGCGAACCTCGCGTTCGAGGCGATCAGCGGACTCGTCACGCAGGACCATCCGACCATCGGAACCGTCCAGCTGTTCGGCCAGACCATCTGGCTGGGCTGGCTCATGGTCGGAGTGATGAGCGTGATCGTGATCGGCCCCGTGTTCTTCTACGGCCCGGCCAAGGCCCGCCTCGCGCCGCTGCTGCACAACAAGCTGCTGTACGCGGATGCCGATATGGCCAAGGCCGACTGGCAGACGAACGCCGCATCGATCGTCGGCGTCCTCGGGATCGGCCTCGGGGTGTGGTGGCTGGATGGCGTGGCCGCGCTGTTCATCTCGGTGGGCATCGTGCGCGACGGGGTGCGCAACGCCCGATCGGCCGTCCGCGATCTCATGGATCAGCGTGCCAGGACCTACGACGACGAGGCGCCGCATCCGCTCGCCGCGGAGGTCGTGCGCTACCTGCGCCGCCTCCCCTGGATCGCCGAGGCCGCGGTCCGCATGCGGGACGAGGGGCAGGTCTTCCACATCGAGGCGTTCGTCCGGCCGGTGCGCCGAGGGGTGTCACTGGCGAAGCTGCGCCGCGCGTCGGAGGGCATCGCGGCGCTGGACTGGAAGGTCCAGGACGTCGTCGTCGTGCCGGTGGAGCAGCTTCCGGATGAGGCGGACCGTGCGGACGACACGGCATCCATCGGAACGGGCTGA
- the phnC gene encoding phosphonate ABC transporter ATP-binding protein has translation MNASTVVNIERLTKRFGSTTALSDVNLTVDRGEIVVLLGLSGSGKSTLLRHIDALELPTSGSVSVLGADVPELRGRALRRLRSRVGFIFQQFELVGSLTVLENVLTGALAGLRGPRLGLFSYSREHKLRAMGHLDRVGLLDRAYQRADTLSGGQQQRVAIARALMQNPEVLLADEPVASLDPESSSQVMALIREIAADDGLTVLCSLHQVDLAIDWADRIVGLRHGEVVLDTTTDGLLDKAQVMEIYGRVATSTAELAAVANELLTAESVS, from the coding sequence ATGAACGCATCCACCGTGGTGAACATCGAACGCCTGACCAAGCGCTTCGGGTCCACGACCGCCCTGAGCGACGTGAATCTGACCGTCGACCGCGGTGAGATCGTCGTTCTGCTCGGACTCTCGGGGTCCGGCAAGTCCACTCTGCTGCGACACATCGACGCGCTCGAACTGCCCACCTCCGGATCGGTCTCGGTGCTGGGCGCCGACGTGCCCGAGCTCCGCGGTCGGGCGCTGCGTCGACTGCGCAGTCGTGTGGGCTTCATCTTCCAGCAGTTCGAGCTCGTCGGGTCGCTCACGGTGCTCGAGAACGTGCTCACCGGAGCGCTCGCGGGCCTGCGCGGACCGCGGCTCGGACTCTTCTCCTACTCCAGGGAGCACAAGCTGCGGGCGATGGGGCACCTCGACCGCGTGGGTCTTCTGGACCGCGCGTACCAGCGCGCCGACACGCTCTCGGGCGGCCAGCAGCAGCGCGTCGCCATCGCCCGCGCACTGATGCAGAATCCCGAGGTGCTGCTGGCGGACGAGCCGGTCGCCTCGCTCGACCCCGAATCCAGCTCCCAGGTGATGGCGCTCATCCGCGAGATCGCCGCCGACGACGGCCTGACCGTGCTGTGCAGTCTGCACCAGGTAGACCTCGCGATCGACTGGGCGGACCGCATCGTCGGACTGCGTCACGGCGAGGTCGTCCTCGACACCACGACCGACGGCCTCCTCGACAAGGCGCAGGTCATGGAGATCTACGGCCGCGTCGCGACCAGCACGGCAGAACTGGCCGCCGTGGCGAACGAGCTGCTGACCGCGGAGTCCGTGTCATGA
- a CDS encoding CBS domain-containing protein, translating into MQEHQIRRLPVIDDHLLVGIVSQADIARAMPAEDTGETVERISI; encoded by the coding sequence ATGCAGGAGCATCAGATCCGTCGGCTCCCCGTGATCGACGACCATCTGCTGGTCGGGATCGTCAGCCAGGCGGACATCGCCCGCGCGATGCCCGCGGAGGACACCGGCGAGACCGTCGAACGCATCTCGATCTGA
- the phnD gene encoding phosphate/phosphite/phosphonate ABC transporter substrate-binding protein translates to MKLRLLPALAGAAVLALGLAACSTGADANTGDDESSSTSSGTFAVDENTLVFGVVPDSVDTETNYQPLMDYIADVTGKTVEYHESTDYAALIEAAIAYQIDVASFSGFTYVTATNNGAELTPISSIITEEGQEPGYFSQAIVPAGSDIDSIEDFKGKKVCFVDPSSTSGYLFPSYNLLEAGIDPEADITPVFAYKHDVSVQKTVRVSSARRASPRTARSRSRTPSR, encoded by the coding sequence CCGGCGCCGATGCGAACACCGGCGACGACGAAAGCAGCAGCACGTCCTCCGGCACGTTCGCGGTCGACGAGAACACGCTCGTGTTCGGCGTCGTCCCCGACTCGGTCGACACCGAGACGAACTACCAGCCGCTCATGGACTACATCGCCGACGTCACCGGCAAGACCGTCGAGTACCACGAGTCCACCGACTACGCGGCCCTCATCGAGGCGGCGATCGCCTACCAGATCGATGTCGCGTCGTTCTCCGGTTTCACCTATGTCACGGCCACGAACAACGGCGCGGAGCTCACCCCGATCTCGTCGATCATCACCGAAGAGGGGCAGGAGCCGGGCTACTTCTCGCAGGCGATCGTCCCCGCGGGCAGCGACATCGACTCGATCGAGGACTTCAAGGGCAAGAAGGTCTGCTTCGTCGACCCGTCGTCGACCTCCGGCTACCTGTTCCCGAGCTACAACCTGCTCGAGGCCGGTATCGACCCCGAGGCAGACATCACCCCGGTGTTCGCCTACAAGCACGACGTCAGCGTGCAGAAGACGGTGAGGGTGTCGAGTGCGAGGCGGGCTTCGCCGAGGACAGCGAGGTCGAGAAGTCGGACGCCGTCAAGGTGA
- a CDS encoding SRPBCC family protein, whose product MTEVIRADIEVEAPARAVYDQWARLEDMPHYMSMVKSIERLSENRTHWVVNVGGVEREFDAVVTEAVPNQRIAWASDGEKVHTGVVRFIPVDAERTRVELEMGWVPETLTEKAGALLNLDERAAASDLRRFKELMEGGGGEARVGADPDLAI is encoded by the coding sequence ATGACCGAAGTGATCAGGGCCGATATCGAAGTCGAAGCACCCGCGAGGGCGGTGTACGACCAGTGGGCTCGCCTGGAGGACATGCCGCACTACATGTCGATGGTGAAGAGCATCGAACGGTTGAGCGAGAACAGGACGCACTGGGTCGTGAACGTCGGAGGAGTGGAACGCGAGTTCGATGCCGTCGTGACCGAAGCCGTGCCGAACCAGCGCATCGCGTGGGCGAGCGACGGTGAGAAGGTGCACACCGGTGTCGTGCGGTTCATCCCGGTGGATGCCGAGCGCACCCGCGTCGAGCTCGAGATGGGCTGGGTGCCGGAGACACTGACGGAGAAGGCGGGCGCCCTGCTCAACCTCGATGAGCGGGCCGCAGCATCCGACCTCCGTCGCTTCAAGGAGCTGATGGAGGGCGGCGGCGGCGAGGCGCGCGTCGGAGCCGACCCTGATCTCGCGATCTGA
- a CDS encoding carbohydrate kinase family protein: MSDVTVFAPSPTLTITVEDHPQGSEIHVHAGGQGVWQARMLRRLGCDVTMCCVLTGEVGGQLGHLLEDEGLRVLAVERAGRGSAYVHDRRDGKRVAIAEEQGDPLGRHELDDLYTRMLDAASKSRISILSGP, encoded by the coding sequence ATGAGCGATGTCACGGTGTTCGCCCCGTCCCCGACGCTGACCATCACCGTCGAGGATCACCCTCAGGGATCCGAGATCCACGTCCACGCCGGCGGACAGGGTGTCTGGCAGGCGCGGATGCTGCGCCGCCTGGGCTGCGACGTCACGATGTGCTGCGTCCTTACCGGCGAGGTCGGCGGCCAGCTGGGCCATCTGCTTGAGGACGAAGGACTGCGCGTCCTCGCCGTGGAGCGCGCCGGACGAGGCTCCGCCTACGTCCACGATCGCCGCGACGGCAAGCGCGTCGCGATCGCCGAAGAGCAGGGCGACCCCCTCGGTCGCCACGAACTCGACGATCTGTACACGCGGATGCTGGATGCCGCGTCGAAGTCGCGCATCTCGATTCTCAGCGGCCCGTAA
- a CDS encoding LLM class flavin-dependent oxidoreductase, with the protein MAGQGSARPPVARERATVIRALLAGERVDRAGEVRVHDARVWSRPTAPPELLAAAVSPQTAAEVAAWADGLITVGTDPAASARTREAYREAGGPGPLAIQIHVSLAETDAEALAIVRDQWSHATAPADRTWDLEQPEDFEALADPTDEKLRSAVLVSDSAADLAERIAEVALGFDRIYLHHVGKEQTAFLERSGSELLPALRSKL; encoded by the coding sequence ATGGCCGGACAAGGATCGGCGCGACCGCCGGTTGCGCGAGAGCGCGCGACGGTCATCCGTGCGCTCCTCGCCGGCGAGCGGGTCGATCGGGCAGGCGAGGTGCGCGTGCACGACGCGCGCGTCTGGAGCAGGCCCACGGCGCCGCCCGAGCTTCTGGCAGCCGCGGTCAGCCCGCAGACGGCGGCCGAGGTCGCGGCGTGGGCCGACGGGCTCATCACGGTGGGGACGGATCCCGCAGCCTCGGCCCGGACGCGGGAGGCCTACCGTGAAGCAGGCGGCCCTGGGCCGCTCGCGATCCAGATCCACGTGAGCCTGGCCGAGACGGATGCCGAGGCTCTCGCGATCGTGCGCGATCAGTGGTCGCATGCCACCGCCCCAGCAGATCGCACGTGGGATCTCGAGCAGCCGGAGGATTTCGAGGCGCTCGCCGATCCGACCGACGAGAAGCTGCGCTCAGCGGTGCTCGTCTCCGATTCCGCCGCCGACCTGGCCGAGCGCATCGCAGAGGTCGCCCTCGGGTTCGACCGGATCTATCTGCATCACGTGGGCAAGGAGCAGACGGCATTCCTCGAGAGAAGCGGGAGCGAGTTGCTCCCTGCGCTTCGGAGCAAGCTGTGA
- a CDS encoding TIGR03364 family FAD-dependent oxidoreductase: protein MSATVDLVVVGSGIVGLGAADAAARRGLRVIVVDRTAYPRGCDHPQFRAPLHRCANRHGEDFADAGREHWLRLSADAGFWLRASGTLVAAREDDELALLARAADDGGMRMLDAAEVQERAPLRRGAVTGGALIEPDLQTDPREAAAAIVRHLAARGVEFRFRTAVTAVRSGVVETTRGSIAADRIVVAVNHDVDQLLPELAERVGVERCALDMMRVAADLPAPLTAPLLTGWSLVRYGRFGVLPEAAALRARLHDERPDLAALDLNQMYTQLPDGSLILGDSHAKAVQPGPFQPELAFDVFLDEARALFAVDRLRVLERWQGVYATGPAEFLIEEPEPGVHVIAATTGIGMTCGFGLAEHTIHHAYDRASQPAQGGIS, encoded by the coding sequence ATGAGCGCCACCGTCGATCTCGTCGTCGTCGGCAGCGGCATCGTCGGCCTCGGTGCCGCCGACGCCGCCGCGCGCCGAGGCCTGCGGGTCATCGTCGTCGACCGCACGGCCTACCCCCGTGGGTGCGACCATCCGCAATTTCGGGCACCTCTGCATCGGTGCGCAAACCGGCATGGCGAGGACTTCGCCGACGCCGGTCGCGAGCACTGGCTCCGGCTGTCCGCGGATGCCGGATTCTGGCTGCGCGCATCGGGAACGCTCGTCGCGGCGCGCGAGGACGACGAGCTGGCGCTGCTGGCGCGTGCGGCCGATGACGGCGGGATGCGAATGCTGGACGCCGCCGAGGTGCAGGAACGCGCACCGCTGCGCCGCGGCGCCGTCACCGGTGGCGCGCTGATCGAACCGGATCTGCAGACGGATCCGCGTGAGGCGGCCGCCGCGATCGTCCGGCATCTGGCCGCCCGCGGCGTCGAGTTCCGCTTCCGCACCGCCGTGACCGCCGTGCGATCGGGCGTGGTCGAGACCACGCGCGGATCGATCGCCGCCGATCGCATCGTCGTCGCCGTGAACCACGACGTCGATCAGCTGCTCCCGGAGCTCGCGGAGCGGGTCGGCGTCGAGCGCTGCGCCCTGGACATGATGCGCGTGGCCGCCGATCTGCCGGCACCGCTCACGGCACCGCTTCTGACCGGCTGGTCCCTCGTGCGCTACGGACGCTTCGGAGTGCTCCCGGAGGCTGCCGCCCTGCGCGCTCGCCTGCACGACGAGCGACCGGACCTCGCCGCGCTCGATCTCAATCAGATGTACACCCAGCTGCCGGACGGTTCGCTGATCCTCGGCGACTCGCACGCGAAGGCGGTCCAGCCGGGGCCGTTCCAGCCGGAGCTTGCGTTCGACGTTTTCCTCGATGAGGCGCGGGCACTGTTCGCCGTCGATCGACTGCGGGTGCTGGAGCGATGGCAGGGCGTCTACGCGACGGGACCTGCGGAGTTCCTCATCGAGGAGCCCGAGCCCGGCGTGCACGTGATCGCCGCCACGACCGGCATCGGCATGACCTGCGGGTTCGGCCTCGCCGAGCACACGATCCACCACGCATACGACCGGGCGTCGCAGCCCGCACAGGGAGGAATCTCATGA
- a CDS encoding EamA family transporter: MLPFGVPAALVVFAEPSLLLLAAATALLGSIIPYTLELAALRRVPQRVFGILLSLEPATATLAGWLLLHQQAGPVRLAAIAFVIAASIGVSISGGRGRGRGRGREAATEAAGPLSDPATP, encoded by the coding sequence ATGCTGCCGTTCGGCGTCCCCGCCGCACTCGTCGTGTTCGCGGAGCCGTCGCTGCTGCTCCTCGCGGCGGCGACGGCGCTGCTCGGCTCGATCATCCCGTACACGCTCGAACTCGCCGCGCTGCGGCGAGTGCCGCAACGGGTGTTCGGCATCCTGCTCAGTCTGGAGCCCGCGACGGCGACGCTCGCCGGGTGGCTGCTGCTGCACCAGCAGGCCGGACCCGTGCGGCTCGCGGCGATCGCCTTCGTGATCGCCGCGAGCATCGGCGTCAGCATCTCAGGCGGACGCGGACGCGGACGCGGCCGCGGGCGCGAAGCGGCGACGGAGGCCGCCGGACCGCTCAGTGATCCCGCAACGCCGTGA
- a CDS encoding 5'/3'-nucleotidase SurE, whose protein sequence is MTRVLVTNDDGIDAPGLHALAAAAVSAGFDVVVAAPAKQSSGSSASILAEEADGRIRIGRRELDGLDGIPAHAVHGGPGLIALIAARGAFGDPADLVLSGVNHGANVGRAILHSGTVGAALTGGSAAHGAWRSRSTSASNRSRITGGQARMPLCDWYRLSCSAPAVRS, encoded by the coding sequence ATGACCCGCGTGCTCGTCACCAACGACGACGGCATCGACGCCCCCGGCCTGCATGCTCTCGCGGCTGCCGCCGTGTCGGCGGGCTTCGATGTCGTCGTGGCCGCTCCCGCCAAGCAGTCCAGCGGGTCGAGCGCGTCCATTCTGGCGGAGGAGGCCGACGGCCGGATCCGCATCGGACGGCGCGAGCTGGACGGCCTGGACGGCATCCCCGCGCACGCGGTCCATGGTGGACCCGGCCTGATCGCCCTCATCGCGGCCCGCGGCGCCTTCGGTGACCCGGCCGACCTGGTGCTGTCCGGGGTGAACCACGGCGCGAACGTCGGCCGCGCGATCCTGCACTCCGGCACGGTCGGTGCCGCCCTGACCGGGGGATCGGCGGCACATGGGGCATGGCGGTCTCGCTCGACGTCGGCATCGAACCGCAGTCGTATCACTGGCGGACAGGCGCGGATGCCGCTCTGCGACTGGTACCGGCTCTCATGCAGCGCCCCCGCGGTTCGGTCGTGA
- a CDS encoding CBS domain-containing protein — MSMTLVSDIMTPGARCIGENDSLHIAATVMAELDVGALPICGEDSRLKGMLTDRDIVVKAVANGMDPETTRTGVLAEESPSPSRRPTTSPSHSRACRSIRSVGSP, encoded by the coding sequence ATGAGCATGACACTGGTCAGCGACATCATGACGCCGGGGGCGCGATGCATCGGTGAGAACGACTCGCTGCACATCGCAGCGACCGTGATGGCAGAGCTCGACGTCGGAGCGCTTCCGATCTGCGGGGAGGACAGCAGGCTGAAAGGGATGCTGACCGATCGCGACATCGTCGTCAAGGCGGTCGCCAACGGCATGGACCCCGAGACCACGCGCACCGGCGTGCTGGCGGAGGAAAGCCCGTCACCGTCGCGGCGTCCGACGACATCTCCATCGCACTCGCGCGCATGCAGGAGCATCAGATCCGTCGGCTCCCCGTGA
- a CDS encoding HAD family hydrolase: MTTIELVVFDMAGTTVKDDGVVEQAFQRAAERTGVAERMPWGDALQYVRDTMGQSKIDVFTHLSGGDVPAAEAATAAFESAYAEIITEWGSRRSLVRATRSARSRTPESRSSSPPDSPPSRGTPFSTLGWRDLVDAALSPVDAGRGLPAPDLVLTALLRTGASSVSAVAVAGDTSSDVRSGRRAGAGLSSPVC, translated from the coding sequence ATGACCACCATCGAGCTCGTCGTCTTCGACATGGCAGGGACCACGGTGAAGGACGACGGCGTCGTCGAACAGGCGTTCCAGCGGGCGGCCGAGCGCACCGGCGTCGCCGAGCGGATGCCCTGGGGCGACGCACTGCAGTACGTGCGCGACACGATGGGGCAGTCCAAGATCGATGTCTTCACGCACCTGTCGGGCGGTGACGTGCCGGCGGCCGAGGCCGCGACGGCCGCGTTCGAGTCGGCGTACGCGGAGATCATCACAGAGTGGGGGTCGAGGAGATCCCTGGTGCGAGCGACGCGATCCGCGCGCTCAAGGACGCCGGAGTCGCGGTCGTCCTCACCACCGGATTCGCCCCCGTCACGCGGGACGCCCTTCTCGACGCTCGGATGGCGGGACCTCGTGGACGCTGCGCTCTCGCCGGTGGATGCCGGTCGCGGCCTACCCGCACCCGATCTGGTGCTGACCGCGTTGCTGCGTACCGGAGCCTCGTCGGTGTCGGCGGTCGCGGTCGCCGGCGACACCTCGAGCGACGTGCGGTCCGGACGACGGGCGGGCGCTGGGCTTTCGTCGCCGGTGTGCTGA